The Aminithiophilus ramosus genome contains a region encoding:
- a CDS encoding efflux RND transporter permease subunit — translation MTFTLSPPPALRLLPGMTGELAWTEDRGRGDLTVPADAVVADDGGVPTVFVFDPATSTVSRRPIDVGPCGGPDRLVVRGGLAELEGLRPLGMELEPIYGQNEIVVASIGQFVVNLLQSLAIVIGLLLLFMGWRSGLLIGFSLLLTLLGTFIGMFLMGVTLQKVSLGALILALGMLVDNAIVVVDGMLVRMARGEGPEEAACSVAAATQWPLLGATAVAILAFASIGLAPGNVGEFCRSLFQVMALSLFLSWVVALTAVPLLGVLFLAGPSASADGDPHDGPFLRLYRRCVQACLRRPRLLAGIVVVSLLGALAAFRNVPQSFFPPTTQPYFSLNIWKPQGTAIEETDRTVASVEAFLRDLPGVRNVASFVGEGALRYVLNYNYESPNSSYGQILVEVDEPIEKVIADAEAHLRRTLPDVEFSLVRVMTGPSRAYSLEIRLRGPDASLLKSLARRCEVLLRRHDDARDIGTDWRQPLFVLRPLLAEDRGRRCGVGRREVASALQWNFGGISVGLYREGDKLIPIVARPVEAERLSAEEIGNVQVWSDSQGGYLPLRQVVSSVETVWEDPLIRRRDGERTITVQANSVRGLAEPLRREIAPDVGALELPPGYSLEWGGEYLASKEAREPLGRIFPLCLAGMMLLLIGLFDSIRRALHRLPDGPSSRHRRRRRLPPHGAGLRLHGHPGVPGTFGDAHQKRHRPHRPDRDRKGRRQVDRGGPRRRVGEPSPSRRHGRRNDDSRHDSPREGSSLLRNGPDGHGGAPRRDLPHPRRRSRPLPPLLRRRNERVRPWARSLPERGGPMTKRTGESPKRASARGLFRVPGEARRRGLGGDVLGSPTGPRRTPSPMSDRDGGFPSGCHGSMGGGGVVAPGRLPDAALVRRRRGFAGRAEKRSREKIGDLIRRGVCA, via the coding sequence GTGACCTTCACCCTCTCCCCTCCTCCGGCGCTGCGTCTTTTGCCGGGGATGACGGGAGAGCTGGCCTGGACCGAGGATAGGGGGAGGGGCGATCTGACCGTTCCCGCCGATGCCGTCGTCGCCGACGACGGGGGAGTTCCGACGGTCTTCGTCTTCGATCCGGCGACGTCGACGGTGTCGCGACGTCCCATCGACGTGGGGCCCTGCGGCGGTCCCGATCGCCTCGTCGTCCGAGGCGGCCTGGCCGAGCTGGAGGGGCTCCGTCCCCTCGGAATGGAGCTGGAGCCGATCTACGGTCAGAACGAGATCGTCGTGGCCTCCATCGGCCAGTTCGTCGTCAACCTTCTCCAGTCCCTGGCCATCGTCATCGGCCTTCTGCTGCTTTTCATGGGGTGGAGAAGCGGTCTTCTCATCGGCTTCTCGCTCCTGCTCACCCTTCTGGGCACCTTCATCGGCATGTTCCTCATGGGCGTGACGCTCCAGAAGGTCTCTCTGGGCGCCCTGATCCTCGCCCTGGGCATGCTCGTCGATAACGCCATCGTCGTCGTCGACGGCATGCTCGTCCGCATGGCGAGGGGAGAGGGACCTGAAGAGGCGGCCTGCTCCGTCGCGGCGGCGACGCAATGGCCCCTTCTGGGGGCGACGGCCGTGGCGATCCTGGCCTTTGCCTCCATCGGCCTGGCGCCGGGCAACGTGGGCGAGTTCTGCCGCTCCCTCTTTCAGGTCATGGCCCTCTCCCTCTTCCTCAGCTGGGTCGTGGCCCTCACCGCCGTGCCGCTGCTGGGCGTCCTTTTCCTTGCCGGTCCGTCGGCGTCCGCCGACGGCGATCCTCACGACGGTCCCTTCCTGCGCCTCTACCGCCGTTGCGTCCAGGCCTGTTTGAGACGGCCCCGGCTCCTCGCGGGGATTGTCGTCGTCTCTCTCCTCGGCGCCCTGGCCGCTTTCCGCAACGTCCCCCAGTCCTTTTTCCCCCCTACGACGCAGCCCTATTTCTCTCTCAACATCTGGAAGCCTCAGGGGACGGCCATCGAGGAGACGGACCGGACCGTGGCCTCCGTCGAGGCCTTTCTTCGCGATCTTCCCGGCGTGCGCAACGTCGCCTCCTTCGTCGGCGAGGGGGCGCTCCGCTACGTCCTGAACTACAACTACGAAAGCCCCAATTCCAGCTACGGCCAGATCCTCGTCGAGGTGGACGAGCCCATCGAAAAGGTCATCGCCGACGCCGAAGCCCACCTTCGACGGACTCTGCCCGACGTGGAATTCTCCCTGGTCCGCGTCATGACGGGACCGTCCAGGGCCTACTCCCTGGAGATCCGTCTCCGCGGGCCCGACGCGAGTCTCCTCAAGTCCCTGGCCCGCCGCTGCGAGGTCCTGCTGCGTCGGCACGACGATGCCCGCGACATCGGAACGGACTGGCGTCAGCCCCTTTTCGTCCTTCGACCCCTTCTCGCCGAGGACAGGGGACGCCGGTGCGGCGTGGGGCGTCGCGAGGTGGCCTCGGCCCTGCAGTGGAACTTCGGCGGAATCTCCGTCGGGCTCTACCGGGAAGGCGACAAGCTGATCCCCATCGTCGCCCGCCCCGTCGAGGCCGAGCGACTCTCGGCCGAGGAGATCGGCAACGTCCAGGTCTGGAGCGATTCTCAGGGGGGCTATCTCCCTCTCCGTCAGGTCGTCTCCTCCGTCGAGACGGTCTGGGAGGATCCGTTGATCCGCCGTCGCGACGGCGAGAGGACGATCACCGTCCAGGCCAACTCGGTCCGGGGGCTGGCCGAGCCGCTCCGCAGGGAGATCGCCCCCGACGTCGGGGCCCTGGAGCTCCCGCCGGGCTATTCCCTCGAATGGGGCGGCGAATACCTCGCCTCGAAGGAGGCCCGTGAACCTCTGGGGCGCATCTTCCCCCTCTGTCTGGCCGGCATGATGCTCCTCCTCATCGGGCTTTTCGATTCGATCCGCCGTGCCCTTCATCGTCTTCCTGACGGCCCCTCTTCCCGTCATCGTCGTCGTCGTCGCCTTCCTCCTCACGGGGCAGGCCTTCGGCTTCATGGCCATCCTGGGGTTCCTGGGACTTTCGGGGATGCTCATCAAAAACGCCATCGTCCTCATCGACCAGATCGAGATCGAAAGGGCCGGAGGCAAGTCGATCGGGGAGGCCCTCGCCGACGCGTCGGTGAGCCGTCTCCGTCCCGTCGTCATGGCCGCCGGAACGACGATTCTCGGCATGATTCCCCTCGTGAAGGATCCTCTCTACTCCGGAATGGCCCTGACGGTCATGGGGGGGCTCCTCGTCGGGACCTTCCTCACCCTCGTCGTCGTTCCCGTCCTCTACCGCCTCTTCTTCGGCGACGAAACGAGAGGGTAAGGCCATGGGCGCGATCTCTTCCGGAACGTGGAGGTCCTATGACGAAAAGGACGGGAGAGTCTCCGAAACGGGCCTCGGCGAGGGGCCTTTTTCGCGTTCCAGGGGAAGCCCGTCGGCGCGGACTCGGTGGCGACGTCCTCGGGAGCCCGACGGGGCCTCGAAGGACGCCGTCGCCGATGTCCGACCGGGACGGAGGCTTTCCCTCCGGATGTCACGGTTCGATGGGCGGTGGCGGTGTCGTCGCCCCGGGGCGGCTGCCGGACGCGGCCCTGGTCCGAAGGAGGAGGGGCTTCGCCGGAAGGGCGGAAAAGAGGAGTCGGGAGAAGATCGGTGACCTTATCAGGAGAGGAGTCTGTGCGTGA
- a CDS encoding efflux RND transporter periplasmic adaptor subunit, with translation MKMAKGLKLLFLIVVLVLAAVAFFLVVRRVGSAAGGAEAELRALAAEPRPAAIEAVRGASSGGRRYPATVRASKEAPLSFRVAGPLVAVPVQPGDRVRRGDLLMEIDRRDYDDAIRVLEAQLAGARAALEKARLDLDRARPLLAEGVIAQAAFDGAVSAHDTSAASVRDIESRLRIARHQLADVRLLAPFDGIVAAKTVDNHEMVAAGQVVLTLLDISSLDVRAEVPEDEMVRKDLVPGREALVEFSALPGRAFTARLKEWSAAPDRVTRTYAVTFSLAAPSEGQVLPGMTGELLWQAAGDDRLSVPVGALFSDEEGREALWVFDDRTSTASKRVVETGGLVGRDRVSVVKGLSGNERVVAAGPAFIVEGMKLRPLSR, from the coding sequence ATGAAGATGGCAAAAGGACTGAAACTCCTGTTCCTTATCGTGGTCCTCGTTCTGGCTGCCGTGGCCTTCTTTCTGGTGGTGCGCCGGGTCGGTTCGGCCGCTGGAGGGGCCGAGGCCGAGCTGAGGGCCCTTGCCGCCGAGCCCCGTCCCGCGGCGATCGAGGCGGTCCGCGGGGCCTCGTCGGGAGGTCGGCGCTACCCGGCCACGGTCCGGGCCTCCAAGGAGGCCCCCCTCTCCTTCCGCGTCGCCGGTCCCCTCGTGGCCGTTCCCGTACAGCCCGGCGACCGGGTCCGCCGCGGCGATCTTCTCATGGAGATCGACCGCCGCGACTACGACGACGCCATCCGCGTCCTCGAGGCTCAGCTCGCGGGCGCCAGGGCGGCCCTCGAAAAGGCCCGTCTCGACCTGGATCGGGCCAGGCCCCTTCTGGCCGAGGGGGTCATCGCCCAGGCCGCCTTCGACGGGGCCGTCAGCGCCCACGATACGTCCGCCGCCTCGGTCCGGGACATCGAGAGCCGCCTCCGCATCGCCCGTCACCAGCTCGCCGACGTCCGTCTCCTGGCCCCCTTCGACGGCATCGTCGCCGCGAAGACCGTCGACAACCACGAGATGGTCGCCGCCGGCCAGGTCGTCCTCACCCTGCTCGACATCTCCAGCCTCGACGTCAGGGCCGAAGTGCCCGAGGACGAGATGGTCCGCAAGGACCTCGTCCCGGGACGGGAGGCCCTCGTCGAGTTCTCGGCCCTCCCGGGCCGGGCCTTCACGGCCCGGCTCAAGGAATGGAGCGCCGCCCCCGACAGGGTGACGCGGACCTACGCCGTCACCTTCTCCCTGGCCGCCCCCAGCGAGGGACAGGTCCTGCCGGGGATGACGGGAGAGCTTCTCTGGCAGGCGGCAGGCGACGACCGTCTTTCCGTCCCCGTGGGCGCCCTCTTCTCCGACGAGGAGGGGCGAGAGGCCCTCTGGGTCTTCGATGACCGGACGTCGACGGCGTCGAAGCGCGTCGTCGAGACGGGCGGGCTCGTCGGCCGGGACCGGGTCTCCGTCGTGAAGGGTCTCTCCGGAAACGAGCGGGTCGTGGCGGCCGGACCGGCCTTCATCGTCGAGGGCATGAAACTTCGCCCCCTCTCGCGCTGA
- a CDS encoding efflux RND transporter permease subunit, producing the protein MSFNPAVFALKRRTTMIVLTLLLVGAGIASYRGLGRLEYPAFTIKTAMVLTTYPGASPQEVEEEVSDVVEEAIQSMEQVKRVYSTSQEGLSVVFVDMKDRYEASALPQVWDELRRKVGDAQVTLPPGAGPSQVYDDFGDVYGLLFAVTGEGYSYAQLKDYAEELKKELLLCRDVAKIDFWGTQQERLYVEFRRSRLAELGLSPDRIGQILSSQNLVRESGNVDLGDLRTRVTPTGDFAAEEAVGDILIGGEGGLVRLGDVATLSRGYVDPPRNLMRFDGRPAIGLGISTVAGGNVVEMGKAVRERLAELEASRPVGMELVPVYYQSDMVVRSVNQFIVNLLESVAIVVGLLMLFMGWQSGLLIGFILILTILTTLVGMFLMGIELQKVSLGALVLALGMLVDNAIVVADGILVRVERGQSREAAACDVVKETQWPLLGATAVAILAFGSVGFAPGDVGEFCRSLFHVMALSLSFSWVLAVTATPLLCVLFLKVPDREGTVDPYDRPFYRIYRRLVHLCLKRAPLSVAVIVVLFVLSVVAFGTIPLSFFPPSTQPYFYVNVWKPQGTTIEATSRTMEELESFVLGLDGVRNVATFVGEGSLRYVLTYNYESPNASYGQLLVEADDYRRIDELVLAVERQIKGSFPGEAIYCSRIMTGPSKPYTVEVRFRGPDAAVLKDLARRGEAVMRSHGGARDIRTDWRHPLFVVRPQFSESRARRAGTSRYDLAGALQWTFNGTVAGIYREGTELIPIVARPVEEERLSAEQIEDVQVWSGAAGAYVPLGQVVSSVERVWEDPLVKRRNRQRTVTLQANPVVGLAEPLRRELREAIEAIPIPPGYSMEWAGEYADSQDAQRPLMKSFPFFLGAMFFILIVLFDSVRRPLIVFLTVPLSTIGVVVAFLLTGQPFGFIAIVGFLGLSGMLIKNAIVLIDQIELDRAEGKAPYGAILDSAVSRLRPVTMAAGTTILGVIPLLTDPLYAGMAVTIMGGLFGGTFLTLIVVPVLYRLAFRVAVDDSAL; encoded by the coding sequence ATGTCCTTCAACCCCGCCGTCTTCGCGCTGAAAAGGAGGACGACCATGATCGTCCTCACCCTGCTCCTCGTCGGGGCGGGAATCGCCTCCTACCGGGGGCTGGGCCGCCTGGAATACCCCGCCTTCACCATCAAGACGGCCATGGTCCTGACGACCTATCCCGGCGCCTCGCCTCAGGAGGTGGAAGAGGAGGTCTCCGACGTCGTCGAGGAGGCCATCCAGTCCATGGAGCAGGTCAAACGGGTCTATTCCACCTCTCAGGAGGGGCTCTCCGTCGTCTTCGTCGACATGAAGGATCGCTACGAGGCGTCGGCTCTTCCTCAGGTCTGGGACGAGCTGCGCCGCAAGGTGGGTGACGCCCAGGTCACGCTTCCTCCCGGCGCCGGTCCCTCGCAGGTCTACGACGATTTCGGCGACGTCTACGGCCTTCTTTTCGCCGTCACCGGCGAGGGGTACAGCTACGCCCAGCTCAAGGACTACGCCGAGGAGCTGAAAAAGGAGCTCCTCCTCTGCCGCGACGTGGCCAAGATCGATTTCTGGGGCACCCAGCAGGAGCGCCTCTACGTCGAGTTCCGCCGCTCCCGCCTGGCCGAGCTGGGCCTCTCGCCCGACCGGATCGGCCAGATCCTGTCGTCGCAGAACCTGGTCCGCGAGAGCGGCAACGTCGACTTGGGCGATCTTCGCACCCGCGTCACGCCGACGGGCGACTTCGCCGCCGAGGAGGCCGTCGGCGACATCCTCATCGGCGGCGAAGGGGGGCTCGTCCGCCTCGGCGACGTGGCGACCCTCTCTCGGGGCTACGTCGATCCCCCCAGGAACCTGATGCGCTTCGACGGAAGGCCCGCCATCGGCCTGGGCATCTCCACCGTCGCCGGCGGCAACGTCGTCGAGATGGGCAAGGCCGTCAGGGAGAGGCTCGCCGAGCTGGAGGCTTCCCGCCCCGTCGGCATGGAGCTCGTTCCCGTCTACTACCAGAGCGACATGGTCGTCCGGTCCGTCAATCAGTTCATCGTCAATCTCCTCGAATCGGTGGCCATCGTCGTGGGGCTTCTCATGCTCTTCATGGGCTGGCAGAGCGGCCTCCTCATCGGCTTCATCCTCATCCTCACCATCCTGACGACTCTCGTCGGCATGTTCCTCATGGGCATCGAGCTCCAGAAGGTCTCCCTTGGGGCCCTCGTCCTGGCCCTGGGCATGCTCGTCGACAACGCCATCGTCGTCGCCGACGGCATCCTCGTCCGCGTCGAGCGGGGCCAGAGCCGCGAGGCTGCGGCCTGCGACGTCGTCAAAGAGACCCAGTGGCCCCTCCTGGGCGCGACGGCCGTGGCCATCCTCGCCTTCGGCTCCGTCGGCTTCGCTCCGGGAGACGTGGGCGAGTTCTGCCGCTCTCTCTTTCATGTCATGGCCCTCTCCCTCTCCTTCAGCTGGGTTCTGGCCGTGACGGCGACGCCTCTCCTCTGCGTGCTCTTCCTCAAAGTCCCCGACAGAGAGGGGACGGTCGATCCCTACGACAGGCCCTTCTACCGGATCTACCGGCGCCTCGTCCATCTCTGCCTGAAGAGGGCGCCCCTGTCCGTGGCCGTCATCGTCGTCCTTTTCGTCCTCTCCGTCGTCGCCTTCGGCACGATACCCCTCTCGTTCTTCCCCCCCTCGACGCAGCCCTATTTCTACGTCAACGTCTGGAAACCCCAGGGGACGACCATCGAGGCCACGTCGCGGACCATGGAGGAGCTCGAGTCCTTCGTCCTCGGCCTCGACGGGGTGCGCAACGTCGCCACCTTCGTCGGCGAAGGCTCTCTCCGCTACGTCCTGACCTACAACTACGAAAGCCCCAACGCCAGCTACGGCCAGCTTCTCGTCGAAGCCGACGACTACCGTCGGATCGACGAGCTCGTCCTCGCCGTCGAAAGACAGATCAAAGGCTCCTTCCCCGGCGAAGCGATCTACTGCAGCCGCATCATGACGGGCCCCTCGAAACCCTACACGGTGGAGGTCCGCTTCAGGGGGCCCGACGCGGCGGTCCTCAAGGATCTGGCCCGCCGTGGCGAGGCCGTCATGCGCTCCCACGGAGGTGCCCGCGACATCCGGACCGACTGGCGTCACCCCCTCTTCGTCGTCAGGCCCCAGTTCTCCGAGAGTCGGGCCCGCAGGGCCGGAACGAGCCGCTATGACCTGGCGGGGGCCCTTCAGTGGACCTTCAACGGCACCGTCGCCGGAATCTACCGGGAGGGGACGGAGCTGATCCCCATCGTGGCCCGTCCCGTCGAGGAGGAGCGTCTATCGGCGGAGCAGATCGAGGACGTCCAGGTCTGGAGCGGCGCGGCGGGGGCCTATGTCCCCCTAGGGCAGGTCGTCTCCTCCGTCGAAAGGGTCTGGGAAGATCCTCTCGTCAAGCGTCGCAACAGGCAGAGGACCGTCACCCTTCAGGCCAATCCCGTCGTCGGCCTCGCCGAGCCTTTGCGCCGCGAGCTGAGGGAGGCCATCGAGGCGATCCCTATCCCTCCGGGCTACTCCATGGAGTGGGCCGGCGAGTATGCCGACTCGCAGGATGCCCAGAGGCCTCTGATGAAATCCTTCCCCTTCTTCCTGGGCGCCATGTTCTTCATCCTCATCGTCCTTTTCGACTCCGTCCGCCGTCCCCTCATCGTCTTCCTCACCGTCCCCCTCTCGACCATCGGCGTCGTCGTCGCCTTCCTCCTCACGGGGCAGCCCTTCGGCTTCATCGCCATCGTCGGTTTTCTCGGCCTTTCGGGCATGCTCATCAAAAACGCCATCGTCCTCATCGACCAGATCGAGCTGGACCGGGCCGAGGGGAAGGCCCCCTACGGGGCCATTCTCGACTCGGCCGTGAGCCGTCTCCGTCCCGTCACCATGGCCGCCGGGACGACGATCCTGGGCGTGATCCCCCTCCTCACCGATCCCCTCTATGCCGGAATGGCCGTGACCATCATGGGCGGCCTCTTCGGGGGCACCTTCCTCACCCTCATCGTCGTCCCCGTCCTCTACCGCCTCGCCTTCCGCGTCGCCGTCGACGACTCGGCCCTCTAG
- a CDS encoding efflux RND transporter periplasmic adaptor subunit, with product MAKKTRRVVAFCCVAAIAAAVAFLCLDRQIVAVEGETSSVWSRPVGIEEVRSSREESPNRYPVAVLASKEIPLSFRVGGPLSAVSVQPGDAVRRGEVLLEIDGRDFDDALRTLEAEREGASAALDQARLDLDRARPLLAEGVIAQAGFDSAQNAYNRASVALRGAESRLAGARHSREDCRLRAPFDGVVATRDVDVHQMVSAGQTVLTLLDLSRVDVRADIPEGEVAGRFLAGGEEALVIFILPPRSGLPRLPEGVERRAGQGDGNLRRDLHPLPSSGAASFAGDDGRAGLDRG from the coding sequence ATGGCAAAGAAGACGAGAAGGGTCGTGGCCTTTTGCTGCGTCGCCGCGATCGCGGCGGCTGTCGCTTTTTTGTGTCTCGATCGACAGATCGTGGCCGTCGAGGGAGAGACCTCCTCGGTCTGGTCCAGGCCCGTCGGGATCGAAGAGGTCCGGTCCTCGCGGGAGGAAAGCCCCAACCGCTATCCCGTCGCGGTCCTGGCCTCGAAGGAGATTCCCCTCTCCTTCCGCGTCGGCGGTCCCCTGTCGGCCGTTTCCGTCCAGCCCGGCGACGCGGTCCGCCGGGGAGAGGTGCTCCTCGAGATCGACGGCCGCGATTTCGACGATGCCCTGAGGACTCTGGAGGCCGAGAGGGAGGGGGCCTCCGCCGCCCTCGATCAGGCCCGCCTCGATCTGGATCGGGCCCGTCCTCTTCTGGCCGAGGGGGTCATCGCCCAGGCGGGTTTCGACAGCGCCCAGAACGCCTACAACCGGGCCTCCGTCGCCCTGCGCGGCGCCGAGAGCCGTCTTGCCGGGGCCCGGCACAGCCGGGAGGACTGCCGTCTCCGCGCCCCCTTCGACGGCGTCGTGGCGACGCGGGACGTCGACGTCCACCAGATGGTCTCGGCGGGGCAGACGGTTCTCACCCTTCTCGATCTCTCCCGCGTCGACGTCAGGGCCGACATCCCCGAAGGCGAGGTCGCCGGTCGGTTCCTGGCGGGAGGCGAGGAGGCCCTCGTCATCTTCATACTCCCTCCCCGATCGGGTCTTCCCCGTCTCCCTGAAGGAGTGGAACGCCGCGCCGGACAGGGCGACGGGAACCTACGGCGTGACCTTCACCCTCTCCCCTCCTCCGGCGCTGCGTCTTTTGCCGGGGATGACGGGAGAGCTGGCCTGGACCGAGGATAG
- a CDS encoding DUF2000 domain-containing protein, with translation MTLNANRKCVIVVDETMPAGIITNTAAILGMTLGKRLPEAVGEDLLDGDGICHMGIVQFPIPILRGDGPSIREILRKVREKDLSDLIVVDFSDVAQGCKTYDEFRGKMAQASGANLNYLGIALCGDRKQINHLTGSMGLLR, from the coding sequence GTGACTCTCAACGCCAACAGAAAGTGCGTCATCGTCGTCGACGAAACCATGCCGGCAGGAATCATCACGAACACGGCGGCCATCCTGGGGATGACCCTGGGCAAGAGGCTGCCCGAGGCCGTCGGGGAGGATCTTCTCGACGGAGACGGGATCTGCCACATGGGCATCGTCCAGTTTCCCATTCCCATCCTCAGAGGGGACGGCCCGTCCATCAGGGAAATCCTCCGAAAGGTCCGCGAGAAGGACCTGTCGGATCTGATCGTCGTCGATTTTTCCGACGTGGCCCAGGGCTGCAAAACCTACGACGAATTCCGGGGCAAGATGGCCCAGGCCTCCGGGGCGAACCTCAACTACCTGGGCATCGCCCTCTGCGGCGACAGGAAGCAGATCAATCACCTGACGGGCAGCATGGGCCTCCTCCGCTAG
- a CDS encoding MATE family efflux transporter, which yields MEGSKGSETVTMGEGSVAAALARLGLPALVGMMVSALYGVVDAYFVGGLGTGHVGAIAVFFPIAQVLVGLGLAFGVGAASPIFRLLGGGDSKGAGRFASTALLSGLLAGAVAVFFPFPPDASEPERRPFRGHAFPTPTFFPALRRA from the coding sequence ATGGAAGGATCAAAAGGTTCGGAAACGGTGACGATGGGCGAGGGCAGCGTCGCTGCCGCCCTCGCCCGCCTCGGACTGCCCGCGTTGGTCGGCATGATGGTTTCGGCCCTTTACGGCGTCGTCGATGCCTATTTCGTCGGAGGGCTCGGCACGGGCCACGTCGGGGCCATTGCCGTCTTTTTTCCCATAGCGCAGGTCCTCGTCGGCCTGGGGCTGGCCTTCGGCGTAGGAGCGGCCTCGCCCATCTTCCGTCTTCTGGGCGGAGGCGATTCGAAAGGAGCGGGCCGCTTCGCCTCGACGGCTCTTCTGTCAGGCCTGCTGGCCGGAGCCGTCGCCGTCTTTTTCCCGTTCCCTCCTGACGCGTCGGAGCCGGAGCGGCGTCCCTTTCGAGGGCACGCCTTCCCGACTCCGACGTTCTTCCCTGCCCTACGGCGGGCCTAG
- a CDS encoding class I SAM-dependent methyltransferase — MSGKGRAFTGFFGGARYDRFAALFGMKAPFYRKALGPLALGAGERALDLGCGPGPMTVLLASRAHGEARIWGIDLSEEQLAHGRTKVDPSTCPVTFLQGSMDELPFPDGHFDLVMTSMALHETPPPVRRGTVAEVARVLKEGGSSFSSTGAGPAWGSGASSGFPSAAGVRGTKTTGTTSTPDSVANRDFFPRRTATSIP; from the coding sequence ATGAGCGGCAAGGGACGGGCCTTCACGGGATTTTTCGGGGGGGCCCGCTACGATCGGTTCGCGGCCCTTTTCGGCATGAAGGCTCCCTTCTACAGAAAGGCCCTGGGACCGCTGGCCCTCGGGGCGGGGGAGAGGGCCCTCGACCTGGGCTGCGGCCCGGGACCCATGACGGTCCTTCTGGCCTCCCGAGCCCACGGGGAGGCCCGGATCTGGGGCATCGACCTTTCCGAGGAGCAGCTGGCCCATGGCCGGACGAAAGTCGATCCCTCGACCTGTCCGGTGACCTTTCTCCAGGGCTCCATGGACGAGCTGCCCTTTCCCGACGGCCACTTCGATCTCGTCATGACCTCCATGGCCCTTCACGAGACGCCGCCTCCGGTCCGCCGGGGAACCGTCGCCGAGGTGGCCCGGGTCCTGAAAGAGGGGGGCTCTTCCTTCTCGTCGACTGGAGCCGGCCCCGCCTGGGGTTCTGGGGCGTCGTCTGGTTTCCCCTCTGCTGCTGGGGTGAGAGGAACAAAGACAACTGGAACAACGTCTACCCCCGACTCTGTCGCGAACAGGGACTTCTTCCCGAGGAGGACGGCTACATCAATTCCATAG
- a CDS encoding MarR family winged helix-turn-helix transcriptional regulator: MKITPNSQTRISYGLLFVIVRLQELERKTHTYGTDEPLFIAEIHMVKAIREHPEAHLTALADRLGVTKGAVSQLVKKLEEKGMIVKDRDPANRARVVLSLTAKGEKAYALHERAHRDFDDLVEGLLQEATAEERAFLQDFISRLTRALDRFSTVKE, encoded by the coding sequence ATGAAAATAACGCCGAACTCCCAGACGAGAATCAGCTACGGCCTTCTTTTCGTCATCGTCCGCCTCCAGGAGCTGGAGCGGAAGACCCACACCTACGGGACGGACGAGCCCCTTTTCATCGCCGAAATCCACATGGTCAAGGCCATCAGGGAACATCCGGAGGCCCACCTCACGGCCCTGGCCGACAGGCTGGGCGTGACGAAGGGGGCCGTCTCCCAGCTCGTCAAGAAGCTGGAGGAGAAGGGGATGATCGTCAAGGACCGCGATCCCGCCAACCGGGCCCGCGTCGTCCTCTCCCTGACGGCCAAGGGGGAGAAGGCCTACGCCCTCCACGAGAGGGCTCACCGCGACTTCGACGACCTCGTCGAAGGCCTTCTGCAGGAGGCCACGGCCGAGGAGCGGGCCTTCCTGCAGGATTTCATCTCGAGGCTGACGCGTGCCCTGGACAGATTTTCGACCGTGAAGGAGTGA
- a CDS encoding class I SAM-dependent methyltransferase has translation MADGVGLLRSCRAAVRAALFNWRALRDAVSVLERLDVREGNVVADIGSGGGFFAFEVARLAGPTGRVFAVDVDEGLLGCLARQARRRGITNVSFLHSAPEGPTLPRESFDLLFMRNVFHHLADPVAFLRRIAPALKGAGRLAVVEWKPRRRSLWRHSTDEALIRFSAEMARFSLIESYAFLKDQSFSVFGRR, from the coding sequence ATGGCGGACGGAGTGGGGCTGCTGCGGAGCTGTCGGGCCGCGGTTCGGGCGGCCCTGTTCAACTGGAGGGCACTGAGGGACGCCGTGTCCGTCCTGGAGCGTCTCGACGTCCGCGAAGGAAACGTCGTCGCCGACATCGGCTCCGGCGGAGGCTTCTTCGCCTTCGAAGTGGCCCGCCTGGCGGGGCCGACGGGGCGGGTCTTCGCCGTCGACGTCGACGAGGGCCTGCTGGGCTGCCTGGCCCGTCAGGCCCGGCGCCGGGGAATCACGAACGTCTCCTTTCTTCACAGCGCGCCGGAAGGCCCCACCCTGCCCCGGGAGAGTTTCGATCTGCTTTTCATGAGAAACGTCTTTCATCACCTCGCCGACCCCGTGGCCTTCCTGCGGAGGATAGCCCCGGCGCTGAAGGGAGCGGGGCGGCTGGCCGTCGTCGAGTGGAAACCGCGGAGAAGGTCGCTCTGGCGCCACAGCACCGATGAGGCCCTGATCCGCTTTTCGGCCGAGATGGCCCGTTTCAGCCTCATCGAGAGCTATGCCTTCCTGAAGGATCAGTCTTTCTCCGTCTTCGGCAGGCGGTGA